A genomic window from Candidatus Desulfatibia profunda includes:
- a CDS encoding HDOD domain-containing protein yields MIVKCLNCPKVFNIPDERLPTGKKVIFPCPDCKGTIELDLRPKSAREGALPAEKKQKEHLTGEALKKKILRNVKELPPMPQTVLKAREIMANPKSDFKELAQLFETDQAIATKILKIANSPYYGYSGKVSSIQRASLVLGHKTLGELITIGGTASLLGHRLEGYGLDAGALWKHSLAVAFGARIIANNKEPALSNDAFTSGLIHDAGKLILDQYIKERWELFEEFMADGQQTFLSAEKKILELD; encoded by the coding sequence ATGATAGTAAAATGCCTAAATTGTCCCAAGGTATTTAACATTCCTGATGAGCGCCTTCCAACAGGCAAGAAAGTCATCTTTCCTTGTCCGGATTGCAAGGGGACGATAGAGCTCGATCTCAGACCGAAATCGGCTCGGGAAGGCGCCTTGCCTGCTGAAAAAAAGCAAAAAGAGCATCTGACCGGCGAAGCCTTGAAAAAAAAGATCCTGCGGAACGTGAAAGAGTTGCCGCCCATGCCCCAGACGGTCCTTAAGGCTCGCGAGATCATGGCCAACCCGAAGTCGGACTTTAAGGAACTTGCCCAACTTTTCGAAACGGACCAGGCCATCGCCACCAAGATCCTGAAGATAGCCAATTCTCCCTATTATGGCTATAGCGGCAAAGTTTCTTCGATACAACGTGCCTCCTTGGTCCTTGGACATAAAACCTTAGGGGAACTCATCACCATTGGGGGCACTGCAAGCCTGTTGGGCCACAGGCTGGAGGGCTACGGGCTGGATGCAGGCGCGCTGTGGAAGCATTCCCTGGCGGTAGCCTTTGGTGCCAGGATTATTGCCAACAACAAGGAACCGGCCTTGTCAAACGATGCCTTTACATCCGGCCTCATCCATGACGCCGGTAAGCTCATTCTTGATCAATATATCAAGGAACGATGGGAACTGTTCGAGGAATTCATGGCCGATGGTCAACAGACATTTTTAAGTGCCGAGAAAAAGATCCTGGAGCTGGATC
- a CDS encoding integration host factor subunit alpha, protein MALTKAKIINTIQNHLGVPRKRSSELVETLLGIMKNTLENGEDILVSGFGKLCVKAKKERKGRNPASGEDMMLAPRKVVTFKCSGNLRDKINAI, encoded by the coding sequence ATGGCGTTAACAAAAGCTAAAATTATCAACACTATCCAGAACCATCTTGGTGTCCCCAGAAAAAGAAGTTCTGAACTGGTTGAGACGCTTTTAGGAATCATGAAAAATACGCTTGAAAACGGGGAAGACATCCTCGTCAGCGGATTCGGAAAATTATGTGTAAAGGCGAAAAAGGAGCGGAAAGGCAGAAATCCCGCATCCGGTGAAGACATGATGCTGGCGCCAAGGAAGGTTGTCACCTTCAAGTGTTCAGGTAATCTCAGAGACAAGATTAACGCCATTTAG
- a CDS encoding protein kinase, whose amino-acid sequence MFENTFQARLLDVGNISKSPSMLISKPVFKIGRHPASDFVIEQKTISGRHAVIEQKQNGYFIVDQNSTNKTRVNGTVLDPNIPKQINDGDEIQFDKFSFIFKLEKIEPPPSGPAQDDDETIFFDSSSLIDDINGFQSSQTEPSVDETFFSEKSPILPEQETAEPPPSAPAQDYDETIFFDSSSLIDDIKNLEPSQPAEDNEGTIFLDSGSLADEVEEAGLSKKPADTIEKTKIGNYEVIKLLGKGGFGSVWEARTKDGQPIAIKVLNPDVLENERAVRKFFHEAIILSRLDHPNICRFIDFFPYEENYAIVMDFVQGTELKTILENQKGPLPFDTALRIASQTLDAFHYAHMQNVLHRDIKPENITLDTEGTVKVMDFGIAKLSSSESQQTSLFMISPAYTAPERFDAEKTEMVDHRSDIYSLGLVFYEIFTGTHPFPTTNPVEMIVAHINKVPSPPDEITDLPPEISAAILKALEKNPKDRFEDFAAFKISLLGEPPRMPDGRSQSAVSFYGEYCKGVAVLLKMYADILKKYEKKVDKISMVQEGTQVHLIIEPRGGNPMRITKDLATIIKQ is encoded by the coding sequence ATGTTCGAGAACACCTTTCAGGCCAGACTCCTTGATGTCGGCAATATTTCGAAAAGCCCTTCCATGTTGATCAGCAAACCCGTTTTCAAGATAGGCCGCCATCCTGCCAGTGATTTCGTGATCGAGCAAAAGACCATATCTGGCAGGCATGCCGTTATAGAGCAGAAACAAAACGGGTACTTTATCGTCGATCAAAACAGCACCAACAAGACGCGGGTTAATGGAACCGTACTTGATCCAAATATCCCGAAGCAAATCAATGACGGCGACGAGATCCAATTTGATAAATTTTCTTTTATTTTCAAACTGGAAAAAATCGAGCCACCCCCATCCGGCCCTGCTCAGGATGATGACGAAACCATCTTTTTTGACAGCAGTTCGTTGATAGATGACATTAATGGTTTCCAATCTTCCCAAACAGAACCAAGTGTCGACGAAACTTTCTTTTCCGAAAAAAGCCCCATATTGCCCGAACAGGAAACGGCCGAGCCGCCCCCATCCGCTCCCGCTCAGGATTACGACGAAACCATCTTTTTTGACAGCAGTTCGCTGATAGATGACATTAAAAATTTAGAACCATCTCAACCCGCAGAAGATAATGAGGGAACCATCTTTCTTGACAGCGGTTCACTAGCGGACGAAGTGGAAGAAGCCGGCCTCAGCAAGAAGCCCGCAGACACTATCGAAAAAACAAAAATCGGAAATTATGAAGTCATCAAACTATTGGGCAAGGGTGGTTTCGGTTCGGTATGGGAAGCCAGAACCAAAGACGGCCAACCAATTGCCATCAAGGTGTTGAATCCGGACGTTCTCGAAAACGAAAGAGCCGTAAGGAAGTTTTTTCACGAGGCAATCATCCTGTCCAGGCTTGACCATCCGAATATTTGCCGTTTTATCGATTTCTTCCCATATGAAGAGAATTATGCCATCGTTATGGATTTTGTCCAGGGAACCGAATTGAAAACCATACTTGAAAACCAAAAAGGCCCTTTGCCGTTTGATACGGCCCTCAGGATTGCCTCCCAGACCCTCGATGCCTTTCACTATGCCCACATGCAGAATGTGCTGCACCGGGACATCAAACCGGAAAACATTACTTTGGATACGGAGGGCACGGTCAAAGTCATGGATTTCGGCATCGCCAAGCTGTCTTCTTCCGAATCACAGCAAACCTCCTTGTTTATGATATCCCCTGCCTACACGGCACCCGAACGGTTTGATGCCGAAAAAACCGAGATGGTGGATCACCGCTCGGACATTTATTCGCTGGGGCTTGTGTTCTATGAAATTTTCACCGGCACGCACCCATTTCCAACGACCAATCCGGTAGAGATGATTGTCGCCCACATCAACAAGGTTCCCTCACCGCCGGATGAGATCACAGACCTGCCTCCTGAAATCAGCGCAGCGATTCTCAAGGCCCTTGAAAAGAATCCGAAAGACCGGTTTGAGGATTTTGCAGCATTTAAAATATCACTGCTGGGCGAGCCACCCCGGATGCCGGATGGCAGGTCTCAATCTGCCGTTTCGTTTTACGGCGAGTACTGCAAAGGTGTCGCCGTGCTGTTGAAAATGTATGCCGACATCCTTAAAAAATACGAAAAGAAAGTTGATAAAATTTCCATGGTTCAGGAGGGAACGCAGGTCCATTTAATCATAGAACCCCGCGGGGGCAATCCGATGCGTATAACAAAGGACCTGGCAACCATTATCAAACAATAA
- a CDS encoding PilZ domain-containing protein yields MESFVEKRKHPRTEVRWPIKVDKHGEIIEGETRNIAADGISICCDEPLPLNEIVSISIEPLGQQPIEVYGKVVWSDVYGIDDKNKTYGIGICFVQISKQDRSRYGDLVSVLMAQ; encoded by the coding sequence GTGGAAAGTTTCGTCGAAAAACGCAAACATCCCAGAACCGAAGTCAGATGGCCCATTAAGGTAGATAAACACGGGGAAATTATTGAAGGCGAAACCAGAAATATTGCCGCTGACGGTATTTCCATCTGCTGCGACGAGCCGCTGCCGCTGAATGAAATTGTGAGCATATCGATTGAACCTCTAGGACAGCAGCCCATAGAGGTTTACGGCAAAGTCGTCTGGTCGGATGTTTATGGGATTGATGATAAAAACAAAACCTACGGAATAGGCATCTGTTTTGTCCAGATATCTAAGCAAGACCGCAGTCGATATGGCGACCTGGTTTCCGTTCTCATGGCACAATAA
- a CDS encoding lysophospholipid acyltransferase family protein, with translation MMKRLTKQRFSAYIGLLLAKVIGATYRIRVLNPEAEQNILKKGQVPIYASWHQRFFPGIMFMLSRRPISLMISQSRDGELISTIASVLGYHPIRGSSSRGGKQALREICLLANKGCKIAHIVDGPRGPLGVVKPGLLVIAQVSGMPILPSISSSEKKWIFNSWDRFMVPKPFSRIIIRFGDEIYVPKKLNGPDFERQRSAIERTMKELYLETDFLWTKTEEIDRMFKH, from the coding sequence ATGATGAAACGTTTAACCAAACAGCGATTTAGCGCTTACATTGGACTGTTGCTGGCAAAGGTCATTGGCGCAACATACAGGATTAGAGTCCTCAATCCTGAGGCCGAACAGAATATTTTGAAAAAAGGGCAGGTCCCCATTTATGCCTCCTGGCATCAGCGTTTCTTTCCCGGGATCATGTTTATGTTATCCCGCCGGCCGATTTCATTGATGATCAGCCAGAGCAGGGACGGAGAATTGATTTCCACCATAGCAAGTGTCCTGGGATATCACCCGATCAGAGGATCTTCATCGCGAGGAGGGAAGCAAGCTTTAAGAGAAATATGCCTTTTGGCCAATAAAGGCTGCAAGATCGCTCATATTGTCGACGGACCCAGGGGCCCTTTGGGTGTGGTTAAACCCGGCCTGCTCGTCATTGCTCAAGTTTCGGGGATGCCCATTCTCCCCAGCATTTCTTCGTCCGAAAAAAAATGGATATTCAACAGCTGGGACCGGTTCATGGTTCCAAAACCCTTTTCCCGCATCATCATTCGTTTCGGGGATGAGATCTACGTTCCGAAAAAACTCAATGGACCTGATTTTGAAAGGCAACGGTCTGCAATTGAACGAACCATGAAGGAATTATACCTTGAAACGGACTTCTTGTGGACAAAAACAGAAGAAATCGACCGGATGTTTAAACATTGA